In Kogia breviceps isolate mKogBre1 chromosome 7, mKogBre1 haplotype 1, whole genome shotgun sequence, a single window of DNA contains:
- the CCKBR gene encoding gastrin/cholecystokinin type B receptor translates to MELLKPNRSVPGYGPGPAASLCRPGGPLLNGSGTGNLSCEPPRIRGAGTRELELAIRVTLYAVIFLMSVGGNVLIIVVLGLSRRLRTVTNAFLLSLAVSDLLLAVACMPFTLLPNLMGTFIFGTVVCKAVSYFMGVSVSVSTLSLVAIALERYSAICRPLQARVWQTRSHAARVIVATWMLSGLLMVPYPVYTAVQPAGPRVLQCMHRWPSARVRQTWSVLLFLLLFFVPGVVMAVAYGLISRELYLGLRFDGDSDSESHSRVGSQGGLPGGTGRGPAHPNGRCGSETRLADEDGDGCYVQLPRSRPVLELSALTGPTPGPGSGSRPAQAKLLAKKRVVRMLLVIVVLFFLCWLPVYSANTWRAFDGPGAHRALSGAPISFIHLLSYASACVNPLVYCFMHRRFRQACLDTCARCCPRPPRARPRPLPDEDPPTPSIASLSRLSYTTISTLGPG, encoded by the exons ATGGAGCTGCTGAAGCCGAACCGGAGCGTGCCGGGATACGGACCCGGGCCGGCGGCTTCCCTGTGCCGCCCGGGGGGCCCACTCCTCAACGGCAGCGGCACCGGCAACCTCAGCTGTGAGCCCCCGCGCATCCGCGGAGCCGGGACACGAG AACTGGAGCTGGCCATTAGGGTCACCCTCTACGCTGTGATCTTTCTGATGAGTGTCGGAGGAAATGTGCTCATCATCGTGGTCCTGGGACTCAGCCGCCGTCTGAGGACCGTCACCAACGCCTTCCTGCTCTCACTGGCAGTCAGTGACCTCCTGCTGGCCGTGGCTTGCATGCCCTTCACCCTCCTGCCCAATCTCATGGGCACATTTATCTTTGGCACCGTCGTCTGCAAGGCGGTTTCCTACTTCATGG GCGTGTCTGTGAGCGTGTCCACCCTAAGCCTCGTGGCCATCGCCCTGGAGCGGTACAGCGCCATCTGCCGACCACTGCAGGCGCGTGTGTGGCAGACGCGCTCACACGCGGCTCGAGTGATCGTAGCCACGTGGATGCTGTCCGGACTGCTCATGGTGCCCTACCCGGTGTACACTGCCGTGCAGCCAGCGGGACCTCGTGTGCTGCAATGCATGCATCGGTGGCCCAGTGCGCGAGTTCGCCAAACCTG GTCGGTACTGCTGTTCCTGCTCTTGTTTTTCGTGCCCGGGGTGGTTATGGCGGTGGCCTACGGGCTTATTTCCCGCGAGCTCTACTTAGGGCTTCGCTTTGACGGTGACAGTGACAGCGAGAGCCACAGCCGGGTCGGAAGTCAAGGAGGACTGCCCGGTGGGACCGGACGAG GTCCTGCCCACCCGAACGGGCGTTGCGGGTCCGAGACCCGGCTGGCTGATGAGGACGGCGATGGCTGTTACGTGCAGCTTCCGCGCTCCCGGCCTGTACTGGAGCTGTCCGCGCTGACCGGACCCACGCCTGGGCCAGGATCCGGCAGCCGGCCGGCCCAAGCCAAGCTGTTAGCTAAGAAGCGCGTTGTGCGGATGTTACTGGTGATCGTTGTGCTTTTTTTCCTGTGTTGGTTGCCAGTGTACAGCGCCAACACGTGGCGCGCCTTCGACGGCCCCGGTGCACATCGCGCCCTTTCGGGTGCGCCCATCTCCTTCATCCACTTGCTAAGCTACGCCTCTGCCTGTGTCAACCCCCTGGTCTACTGCTTCATGCACCGTCGCTTTCGCCAGGCCTGCCTCGACACCTGCGCCCGCTGCTGTCCTCGGCCTCCGCGAGCTCGCCCCAGACCTCTACCGGACGAGgatcctcccaccccctccatcGCCTCACTGTCCAGGCTGAGCTACACCACCATCAGCACGCTGGGACCTGGCTGA